The Campylobacter sp. genome contains the following window.
ATGAGCCCGTGGCTAATCTTGCGCTCCATGCCGTAGAAAAAACTGCCGTCGTCGTATTCGTTAAAAATGCCGCAATGCACGATCTTTAGGCTTCGCATAACAGCTCCTCGTAGTAATTTTTAAGCGAGCTAATATAATTTTGCAGCGTCAAAGTTTGCTTAAGATCAGCGTGTTTTTGCGCAAAAGCCCTGGCGTATTTGCCGTAAGTGCGGTAAATTTCATCGATCTTGGCGCTCAGAGCTGCCGTCTCATACAAAAACTCCTCGCTTAAAATTTCCGAAATTCCGCCCACGCGGGTAGAGATCAGCACGGGCGAATAAAAAATACCTTCGATCAAAATCACCGGAAAGCCCTCCTTGCGCGAGCTGATGACGTGCAGGTGCGATGCGCTCAGAGCAGCCGCAACGTCGTCGCAAAAGCCGCACAGCCGCACGCGGTCCTGCAATTTTAGCGAATCGATTAAATTTTGCAAATTTTGCCTCTCGCCGCCCTGACCGTAAATTTTAAGCTCGAAATCAAATTTTAGCTCGCTTACGGCGCGAATCAAAAGATCAAAACCCTTGATCTTATCGAGCCTGCCGACCGCAACGATGCTAAATTTAAAATTTCTCGCCGCCGCGTTTGCGCCCTGTTGCGATACGAATACGCTACTAGTCTTATTTTGCGATGCGTCCGCATCGAAAGCCCTATCTTGCGACACGCGCGCCCCGCCAGGCGTATCTTGCGACGCAAATGCAGCGCCAGCCATGTTTTGTGACGCGAACGCGCCGCTAGCCGCCGAGTCGCCACGCGCATCCTTTGTTTCCTTCGGCGCCACGTTTGCGGCGCCCTCCGCATCCTTGCAGCGCGCGAAAATTTCATGATTTGCAAACTCCCGCCGCGGCTCTATGCCGAAATATATCACCTTCGCGGAGTGATTTATCGTGGTTGCGACCTTGCGCGAGGCTGCGATGACGTTTGGCACGCGATCAAAAACGGGCGCCTTGCGGTCGTTGTGTTTGGTCGCGACAAGCTTAAGGCTTAAAAATTTTTCGACCACGAAGCCGATCTGTGCGGCTTTGGCGCCGTGCGAATGTAAAATTTCAAATCCGCCCGAGCGCAAAAACCGATAAATTTCAACGAACAAAAACGGATTGTAGCGCTTGTCGCGGCTTTTGTACTGATAAATTTGCACGCGCGCATCCAGACGCTGTAAAAACTCGCATCTATCGGGCACGATGAGCGCCGTCTGCTCGCTTTTGCAAAGCTCATTTAGCGAGTCGATCACGATCTTTTCGACGCCGCCGTAAAATCTGGAGCAACAAAGATAGGCGATTTTCATCTATTTCTGCCCTTCTTCATCTTCAAAATGAAGCTAAAAAGCCCCTGTCTGCCGCTAACCATGATGCGCGGAATTTCTAGGCTTGAATAGTGTGGACGGAACACGTCGTTTTGCGTCGTAACGGCGCAACTAAAGCCTGCCTTGCGCGCGCTGCGCACGCTAATCTCGTCGTAAAAGCCGAACGGATAGGCAAAGGCGCTGCAGCAAATGCCGAATTTCGCCTCTATTTCGCGCTTTGATTCGCTCATCTGGCGCAGCTGCTCTGCCGCGTCCAAGCTAGGCAAGTTCGCGTGATCGAGCGTATGCGAGCCGATCTCGATAAGCCCGCTTCGCAAAAGCTCGCGGACCTCCTCGTCGCTTAGCATCTGTTCGCGATTTAGCTCATCGCTTGATTTTTTCAGATCCTTATCGGTCGCCCAATCCCCGTCAAAGCGCCGGTTCACGATGAAAATCGTCGCCTTAAAGCCGTATTTTTGAAGTATCGGCAGGGCACCCGTGAGATTATCGTGATATCCGTCGTCGAAGGTAATGCAAACCGCCTTTGCAGGCTTTTTATCCAAGCTTGCAAGCTCGCTTAGAGTGTAGCTCGTAAAGCCGTTTCGCTTCAGCCACGCAAGCTGTTTTTCAAACGCGGCGGGGGTCACGCGCAGGCGGTTAAATTTAGAGGCGCGCTTCGGCAGATGCTCGCGGATCATATGATACATCAGCACGCGCGGATACTCGTAAGGTTGGTCCTTCGCCCACCACGCAAAGCGCAGGCAAAACCACGCAAAAAGCGCCGCAAAAGCCAAAGCCGCCGCGTAGATCATCGCTCGATCCTCATGCGATAAGCTAAAAAGCTTAGTATCGTAGCCAAGCTTAGCGCTTCTTTCGACAGATACGCGCCGTGATCGAACTGGCAATCTATCAAAAGATAAATTAAAAGCGTGAGAACCCCAAACTGCCTGCTTTGAATGCACTCCTTAAAAACGCTAAATAGGATCGCGCCGTAAAAGATGAGGCCGAGCGCGCCGCTATAAAGTAAAATTTCTAGAAATAGATTGTGTGGCGCGTTGTATTGCGGATACTCAAGGACCGGGGAGCCCGGCAAATTTATATATGAGCCCAGCCCGTAGCCTAAGATAGGCTTTTCTTGCGCCATTTCTAAAATGTAACTCCAAATCA
Protein-coding sequences here:
- a CDS encoding glycosyltransferase — encoded protein: MKIAYLCCSRFYGGVEKIVIDSLNELCKSEQTALIVPDRCEFLQRLDARVQIYQYKSRDKRYNPFLFVEIYRFLRSGGFEILHSHGAKAAQIGFVVEKFLSLKLVATKHNDRKAPVFDRVPNVIAASRKVATTINHSAKVIYFGIEPRREFANHEIFARCKDAEGAANVAPKETKDARGDSAASGAFASQNMAGAAFASQDTPGGARVSQDRAFDADASQNKTSSVFVSQQGANAAARNFKFSIVAVGRLDKIKGFDLLIRAVSELKFDFELKIYGQGGERQNLQNLIDSLKLQDRVRLCGFCDDVAAALSASHLHVISSRKEGFPVILIEGIFYSPVLISTRVGGISEILSEEFLYETAALSAKIDEIYRTYGKYARAFAQKHADLKQTLTLQNYISSLKNYYEELLCEA
- a CDS encoding polysaccharide deacetylase family protein: MIYAAALAFAALFAWFCLRFAWWAKDQPYEYPRVLMYHMIREHLPKRASKFNRLRVTPAAFEKQLAWLKRNGFTSYTLSELASLDKKPAKAVCITFDDGYHDNLTGALPILQKYGFKATIFIVNRRFDGDWATDKDLKKSSDELNREQMLSDEEVRELLRSGLIEIGSHTLDHANLPSLDAAEQLRQMSESKREIEAKFGICCSAFAYPFGFYDEISVRSARKAGFSCAVTTQNDVFRPHYSSLEIPRIMVSGRQGLFSFILKMKKGRNR